The DNA region TGACAAATTGAACAATTGCAGCTGATCCCAAAACCTGAAGTATTGTTTCTACCTAGAATAGAACAAACCATGTTATATAgatgttttctcaagaataaaATCAAACCCTTCATTTCAAACATGTCAAATTCTCTTTTGTAGGAATCCTATCAATTTCTTGCCAAATACACACACAAGGGTAGTTTAGGAAACGTCATTCTTTTTCACCTCTGTAAATGCAAATAAACTCAATCCAGTAGCAACAGCAAGACCAAGAGTTATAGACAAAACACCAGCAGCTTCCTGCAAAATTCACCATCAATTCATCAATTTCCATTTCTCGTTATAAGTTACACGAGAAACATACACCAAATCCTTCAATGGCGTCGGTTAAACTGCTGAAATCTAAGCCGACAGACTTCTTTGGTTCTATCCAAGGAAGACCACTCTTCTGCAACAATGTGGATGAATGAAATTCAGTATCATTATGGAAAAACAGAGGAATAAAAACAGAGAAAATGTGAATAATTAACCGTCCATCCTTTTGGTCCTTCAGCACCATCTTTAATGGCATAAGCAGATTTATATCCGTTGGATGTTAATAGCTCTGCAACCAGTTCAGAGTTCCCATCAAATCTGGCTTTCGTCACAAAATTCaagaattagttttttttttcttcttcttcatagtttGGATTTGTAGATCAAAGAGGAAGAGTGATGATGCGGCTTACTTGTCTAGGATGAACAACGTTGTACTCTCTGGTTCCTTAAACTTAAAAGATAGTTTCTTCAAGAACCCTAATTTATCTTCCCCATTGTAAGTAACAGTTAcagtcttcttcttcaatcctcGAATATCAGGACTACCCACTAGCCTTATATCAGATGGGGATCTTATATCAAGCAATTGGGTATTCGATTCAGAACCCAACTTTTCAAAAGCATTTTTTGAAGTATCAACTCCCCACGGTTTCTGTTTGGATTTTCCAAGAATCTGAGACAAAACCAAAGGAACAGCTAAAATGGCGGCACCTCCGATTATAACAGCTGAATTCTCGACGGCGTAGTTAATCAGTCCTCCGAAGTCAAAATCCGAGGTGGTTTCTGACTGTCGTAAGGCTTCTTCATATGTCAATGCTCTTGCATTGTCTGCTACGGTAATGATTGATGATAGTAAAGCAGCCATTCCTCCATTTATGTTTCTTGATGCGGATTCTGATAGATTAATGAAAAATCTGTGTTTTGATTCTTTTGAACAAGGTAAAGATGAGATCTTTATGGGTTCTTTTCTTCTGGTTCTATCGGAAAGAACTGAAATTGGAGTTAATCCCAGGCCATTGATGGCTTCCATTGAAGAAAATTGCTTGGTTTCTTGTTAGAAGATGTGCAGGAATGGTGAAATCACCATGAAAGCTTACTTGGATTGGATTGGCCGACTGCAATTTTTGCTTGCTACAGAATTGTTTGAGATGGAAATGCTCAAGTGGATGGAAAGATGATATTCGACCTATTGTTAAGTGACATGTGGCAAGTGAGGATGAGGGAGCTTTTTATGTCCGGTGGCTTATTAAATGTCgactttataaataataaaatattaaacataaaataaaacatgGTGGCTGATTGATGTCCATGAGTGGGACTTAGGGTCGgtttgatctttggtttgtctaggaatttttctaaaaatatctTGTTTGATACAAAAATgaactatttattaaaatattattttatatttttgaaatttaagttaataaaaaaatattaagagtgttttattgataaatttagtaatttaatgattaatatttattattaaatttttttattttatcaacaaATCAATTATATTTGATCAAGTGTGATTGAGACATGGtttgtgataaataataaacatatatttttgattCACGTCAGTCACcataataaatgttaaatatattaattaaatatttgatggaTTAAAGTGAAAATGTAAAGTGACGAGACGAGATAttcattggaaaaaaatatgtaatgagaTATATGAGAAGATGTGTTGTTTTATCGaattgagaatttttatttttaattttaatatattatttatgatttattaagaattttaaacattaaatatatatatatattttataattttttattatattaaaatctttttaatttaaaatataattattgatagCGATTTTTGGTTggtgtataattttttttataaaaaaatttaaatgatattaatattataatattaaaataaaatattttaattaatgatgtaTATGATATATAAGGAgtagaatgattttttttttttttaatttgtgttattaaaataattaatctaatctagataataatttattattttatatttattttaattaaggagaacgAGTATAATATCAAATATCAATGGTTCATGCTTGCTTTAACTTAGAGCGCTTTTAAATAGAATCGAAGTCACGGATAACATTTTGGACTCTTTAAGCAAACTTTTAATCATCATATAAATTGAaacaaatgattttttattttattataataaattgaatattgtgaatgatttaattgaattgaatttggTTATTACTCATGCATGATTTGATATCTTTATAAGAATGAGATccaaacaaggtaatggtaatGACATCAGCAATGGTGTAGGTATGTCATCAAAGAAGAGTGATGATGCAACAGATGATGCAATAATTCAAATATCTGAGTCTCTTTTTATTCCCCTGTTTCTAGGAAACTCACATTATCCGATTTAATAAATACATCTCCATGACCTAGACTTGATCGAACACCGGTTGTCccatctctctttctctctctgatAAGAGATCTGTCGAAAATGGAACATGTTGTCAAgctaaagaagatgaagaagaaaccGACGTCTCCGAAAgcttatttgaagaaaaaacccATAATCAAAGTGACATACATATCGAATCCGATGAAGGTACGGGCGAATAATGAATCTGAGTTTCGAGCCATTGTTCAAGAACTCACCGGCAAGAACTCAACCGTTGCTGTTGACACTTGGCCGGAGTTAGAAGAAACTACTGTCCACGACCACGACCACGACAGCATGATCATCAATGGCGTTcttactactactactactactccTGATTCAGCTACTGTGGAACAGGAGGAGATGATCGAAATCGCGAGATCGACGCAGACGCAGACgtttgaatataattttgatgatgaaattagTAGTAATTCCTTACTACTAGATAACTTAAATGGGTTTCAATACTATTGGGGTACTATTCTTgcgtaaataatatattaataattttataactatttcagtttaattatttttcaattctcCATTCATTCactattattaaacataatagaTTGTCTTAtctattattaaacataatagaCTGTCTTATCGAACAAAAAAGCGAGTTCATGGTACATAGAACACAAAATTTTGGAAGAGTAAATTTGATCCCATCAAACTTAATGACATCTTTGATTTCAcccattcattttttttagtttactGGTTATCAATATGGATGAATGTGAAGTAACAAAACATACTTATTTCACATAATAATTGAGGTTGGGTTAGTTCGATTCTACATGTACCGGTAGTGTAAGTATCCATTCAGAAAGTGTCACAtgtacaaaagagaaaaaaaaaaataacaaatgagAGAGGTGATATTTTACTTTTGTGTATATGTGTCACTTTATGAGTGAGATACAAGTAGTGTCTATACATGTAGCATCGAATTAACTCTGAGGTTGTATACATTAAAATAGCAAAGTCTTTGTTCGGTCCATATAGTCAAAATCGGTTTAGAATTGAATCGATTACGAAAAagaattgaaataattaatatatttttttttagttatcaCTTaccaaaataaatgtttatacaAAATTGGGTTGATAGTGCTTGCTTGTATTGTATTGAAAGACATTAAGCGGGTCAATGTCACTTATGAACGTGggtttgaaaatgaattggCTTTAATTGAAAATGTTTAAAGGATATATATAGGCATAATGCAGCATATTATTTTGGTCCCAACACATAGTGCACAAATTCTAGTTCAGAAAATTATTTCCTAACTCTATTTGATTCAACATTCTATAAGGATGTCTTAGTAAAAGAGATGTTTGATATTGATAATGAAAAAATAGAATCCATATAAGATTTCGAATTAGAATAGTAGAAAGTTATCCGATCTTCGGGGGCATGAAAGAGGTGGACTTGTTTTCGTCTAAACCAATATGGAGCGATATTGGAACTTCAATGTCTATGTCATTTTAGTGAAACGTATAATTGAAAAAGAATAGAAGATCTTCAAGAATAAGAGCCCTATATCTAGTGAAGGAggttgaaaaattaatttgggattaatttgaaattttaaaaaaaaaattatgaataaaacaggtttatcattcatatatatatatatatatattgtcttttttttagGGTAGGCTTGGTCTAACTTGGTCGGTCCTAACCTAAATTTTGCCTATGCCTACATTCTGCGTATATCTTGTATGTAGGCtttgatgttatttttttttccaaaaccaatattatcaataaaaatttgaggacttatttatataataaatttatcttaaataataataaaatatatattttttttctcttttatctcgAAGGAAGAAAATTAATGGGCTTCATCAATatagaagaagaaagagaagtgGACGAACCAGAGACTCTCTAATGGCTTCCTCCTCCATCGCTTTTTCTCCCACTCCGTCTTTCTGCCGCAAATTCAACGGTAACTTTTACAGACATACTTCTCGCCATCCTCGTCGTCCTCTCCTTATCGTCTCGAAACATCAACAGAATGACAGCAAATCTACCTTAACAACGACCAGCAGCCGCaggtatatatattatcaaacaaacaTATATGTGTTCATTCAGTTCGATAAACCTAATAA from Impatiens glandulifera chromosome 5, dImpGla2.1, whole genome shotgun sequence includes:
- the LOC124937808 gene encoding uncharacterized protein LOC124937808, which produces MEHVVKLKKMKKKPTSPKAYLKKKPIIKVTYISNPMKVRANNESEFRAIVQELTGKNSTVAVDTWPELEETTVHDHDHDSMIINGVLTTTTTTPDSATVEQEEMIEIARSTQTQTFEYNFDDEISSNSLLLDNLNGFQYYWGTILA
- the LOC124937806 gene encoding rhodanese-like domain-containing protein 4, chloroplastic → MEAINGLGLTPISVLSDRTRRKEPIKISSLPCSKESKHRFFINLSESASRNINGGMAALLSSIITVADNARALTYEEALRQSETTSDFDFGGLINYAVENSAVIIGGAAILAVPLVLSQILGKSKQKPWGVDTSKNAFEKLGSESNTQLLDIRSPSDIRLVGSPDIRGLKKKTVTVTYNGEDKLGFLKKLSFKFKEPESTTLFILDKFDGNSELVAELLTSNGYKSAYAIKDGAEGPKGWTKSGLPWIEPKKSVGLDFSSLTDAIEGFGEAAGVLSITLGLAVATGLSLFAFTEVETILQVLGSAAIVQFVSKKFLYAEDRKQTLQLVDEFLTTRISPNEIADDIKQIGIALLPPVSVSKALPIVKPSKTQEPEAETEPKPEPETEPKPEPETEAGPKPEPETETWPKPEPETETGPKPEPETETGPKPEPETEPKPEVVSAFKPPKTEETVAVPRIPRSLSPYPYYPDLKPPTSPSPSKP